The genomic stretch GGAGGTTTGTTTTCACGATGCAGACCACGGTCCGCATTCCGACAGAACAGCCTTACCGCAAGCTTTGGGATACGTTCGTCTACTTTGAAAACGAGCAGACGACCAGTGAATTTTTGCGAAATCGCTATACGGAATCCGGCTTTGAAAATGTTGCCAAACATGTGTATCAGGCCACCCAGAAGTTTATTTTCTCCATCAAACAGGCGAGAGAATACTATCGGGCGGCCGAGGCGTGTGACATTTTGACAAAGCCTCTTTTGCTCTATTACGGGATGATGGCCCTGTCTAAGGCGCTGATCACTTCGCATGACCCCGACTATCCGTCCACGACGAGCGTGCTTAAACACGGACTGTCCACTCGCAAGCTGAAACGCGAGGAATATGCGTTTGCTGACGATGAGGTGCGGGTGCAGAAAGACGGCATTTTTCATGTGCTGCACAAGGCGCTTTGCGGGTCGCCGCTCGAAAATCAGCAGCGGTTTGCTATGCGTGAACTGCTGGCGGTGATTCCGGAGCTGATCCCGACTTATCGGCGGCTGTATGGGGAGGCGCAGGTGGGCGCTGTGGAGATCTGGCGGGAAAGGGATCTGCCGACGCGCTGGACTTTGCAGCGATCATTTGTCGCGGGATGTGACAAAACGCGGGAAGAGTTGCTCGACATCTTGAACCTGTATGGTGGCGAGACGACCCGCTTTTGCTACTCGGATGACGTGGACGAGGCCGGAACGTTTGTCGTGGCTGTCGATGGCGAGGAAGCGGGGCATCCGCTGATTTTGTACGATTTTTCCGGGCGGCCGCATCTGCGCTTTCCGCATGACGGCAATCTGCTGCTGCCCGAGTTGTCGGTGCACTACATGGTCATGTTCGTGCTGGGGATGCTCTGTCGCTATGAGACGGAGCGGTGGGGCGAAATGATCCTGACGTTTTCGTCGCCTGACACATTTGTGATCAATGAGTTTTTAAATGTGTCGATGCGCAAATTTCCCAATCTGATTCTGGATCAGCTCTGCCGGGAGCGAACGATTTTTTACACGCCTCATCATCCACATTGAGTTGGTCAATACTAGGGGCACAACTTGTTACCCGGTCACGAAGGGGGCACAGAATTCATGGCAAAGTGTTTTAATCTGCACGATCCCTTCGAGTCGCGTCGCTTGGTGATTCAAGAGGAGCTGCGGACGGCGCTGGGCCGCGTGGCGGGCGTGCCGCACACCTTGCTTCAAGAACTGCTTAGCGAGCAGAACAGCGGGCTCTACGCGCTGTTGGTGATGCTGGCGGGTGATGCGAGTCTGGCGCGGGAGGAGCAGTCGCTAAGCGCAGCGGTGGGCACGGAGCTGTTGATGCTTGCGATCAAGGGTCAGGAAGCGATGGAAGAAGGAGCGAACGCGGCGCGCGGGAAGCTGTTGGCAGGGAGTTTTTTGCAGACGGAGGCACTGTCGCTCTGTGCCGATCTGCCATCTGGCGTGGTCCAGTCGTTTGCCGAACTCTGCCGTCAATTGCAGCAGGAAAAGACGCGGCGACGCGAGCATCAGGTGTGGCCGGAGATGACCGAACGGGCCTACTTGGAACGGGCATATTCGCGGTCGGCCCTGTTTGCGGCAACATGCGGGAAAGTCGGAGCGCGGCTGGGACCGGCCACATCGGAGGTGGAAGAGGCGCTGACCGCATACGGTTATTCGCTGGGGATGGCCTTGCAGGTGCAAGAAGACTTGAGGCTGGTGCGGGCATTACCTGTGCGAGCGGGACGCGTGGTGATGAAAGCGCAGGCGGCGGGCGGAGTCCCACTGCCGATGGGGTCGGCCCGTGCTGTGATGCGCTCGTATGTGAACAAGGCGAATAAAAGTCTATCGGTGCTGCCTCCGTCACTGGCCAAATGTTTGTTGCTCGATCTGACAACTCGTTTGTTTGAACAATCGGAATAAGGCGTACATGCAGATGACCTCGGACAACAAAAAAGACCCAGCTCATTGAACTGGGTCTTACATTTGCCTAGCGACGTCCTACTCTCCCAGGACCCTGCGGTCCAAGTACCATACCTCCGCTCTCGCTCCGGTGGTTCTTCGCTCCGCTTGAACGTGGCACTTCTTCTATGATCTTAGATAACAAAAAAGACCCAGCCCATTGAGCTGGATCTTACTTTTGCCTAGCGACGTCCTACTCTCCCAGGACCCTGCGGTCCAAGTACCATTGGCGCTGGAAAGCTTAACTTCTGTGTTCGGGATGGGAACAGGTGTGACCTTTCCGCCATCGTCACTAGATCTGGTGCGGTCAAGAGGACTTGAACCTCCACAGGGTTGCCCCCACAAGAACCTGAATCTTGCGCGTCTGCCAATTCCGCCATGACCGCATATACAAAGGATGTGTGTTCCCTGAAAACTGGATGCGAAAATAATTGTGAGTGAAGAACTTACTTAGGATAAGCCCTCGACCGATTAGTACTGGTCAGCTACACGCCTCACGGCGCTTCCACCTCCAGCCTATCAACCTTGTCTTCTACAAGGGGTCTTACCACGTTGACCGTGTGGGAAGTCTTATCTTGAGGTGGGCTTCGCGCTTAGATGCTTTCAGCGCTTATCCCTTCCCGACATAGCTACCCAGCGATGCGGTTGGCACCACAACTGGGACACCAGCGGTCGGTTCATCCCGGTCCTCTCGTACTAAGGACAACTCCTCTCAAACTTCCTGCGCCCACGGCAGATAGGGACCGAACTGTCTCACGACGTTCTGAACCCAGCTCGCGTACCGCTTTAATGGGCGAACAGCCCAACCCTTGGGACCGACTACAGCCCCAGGATGCGATGAGCCGACATCGAGGTGCCAAACCTCCCCGTCGATGTGGACTCTTGGGGGAGATAAGCCTGTTATCCCCAGGGTAGCTTTTATCCGTTGAGCGATGGCCCTTCCACGCGGAACCACCGGATCACTATGCCCGACTTTCGTCCCTGCTCGACTTGTAGGTCTCGCAGTCAAGCTCCCTTATGCCATTGCACTCGGAGCGCGATTTCCAACCGCGCTGAGGGAACCCTTGGGCGCCTCCGTTACCTTTTAGGAGGCGACCGCCCCAGTCAAACTGCCCGCCTGACACTGTCCCCACACCCGCTTCAGGGTGCCAGGTTAGAAGATCAATACCTCAAGGGTGGTATCCCAACGTCGACTCCACCGAGGCTTGCGCCCCGATCTCACAGTCTCCCACCTATCCTGTACATGATGTACCAATCATCCATATCAAGCTGCAGTCAAGCTCCATGGGGTCTTTCCGTCTTGCCGTGGGTAACCTGCATCTTCACAGGTAATACAATTTCACCGGGTCTCTCGTTGAGACAGCGCCCAAGTCGTTACGCCATTCGTGCGGGTCAGAACTTACCTGACAAGGAATTTCGCTACCTTAGGACCGTTATAGTTACGGCCGCCGTTTACTGGGGCTTCGGTTCAAAGCTTCGCTTGCGCTAACCTTTCCCCTTAACCTTCCAGCACCGGGCAGGCGTCAGCCCCTATACGTCGTCTTTCGACTTAGCAGAGACCTGTGTTTTTGCTAAACAGTCGCTTGGGCCTTTTCACTGCGGCTCCCTCGGGCTTTAACACCCTACCGGAGCGCCCCTTCTCCCGAAGTTACGGGGCCATTTTGCCGAGTTCCTTAACGAGAGTTATCCCGCGCACCTTAGGATTCTCTCCTCGCCTACCTGTGTCGGTTTGCGGTACGGGCACCGGCCTCCTCGCTAGACGCTTTTCTTGGCAGTGTGAAATCAGGGACTTCGCTACTGAAATTTCGCTCGGCATCACAGCTCAGCCTTGATGAGAAACGGATTTGCCTATTTCTCAGCCTCACTGCTTACACGGCCATCCAACAGGCCGCTCTCCCTATCCTCCTGCGTCACGCCATTGCTCAAACGGTTGCGCGGTGGTACTGGAATTTCCACCAGTTGTCCGTCGCCTACGCCTTTCGGCCTCGGCTTAGGTCCCGACTAACCCTGGGCGGACGAGCCTTCCCCAGGAACCCTTAGGCTTTCGGTGGACAAGATTCTCACTTGTCTTTTCGCTACTTATACCGGCATTCTCACTTCCCTGCAGTCCACCAGTCCTTCCGGTCTGACTTCAACCCGCAGGGAACGCTCCCCTACCACGTCTTACGACATCCATAGCTTCGGCGTCTAGTTTGAGCCCCGTTACATTTTCCGCGCAGCGTCACTCGACCAGTGAGCTATTACGCACTCTTTAAATGGTGGCTGCTTCTAAGCCAACATCCTGGTTGTCTGTGCACCGCCACATCGTTTCCCACTTAACTAGAACTTGGGGGCCTTAGCTGATGGTCTGGGCTGTTTCCCTCTTGACCATGGATCTTAGCACTCATAGTCTGACTGCTAGAGATAAGTCGATGGCATTCGGAGTTTGACTGAGTTCGGTAACCCGGGGAGGGCCCCTAGCCCAATCAGTGCTCTACCTCCATGACTCTCACTCTAACGCTAGCCCTAAAGCTATTTCGGGGAGAACCAGCTATCTCCGAGTTCGATTGGAATTTCACCGCTACACCCAGCTCATCCCCGCACTTTTCAACGTGCGTGGGTTCGGACCTCCATTGCATTTTACTGCAACTTCATCCTGTCCAGGCGTAGATCACTCGGTTTCGGGTCTACGACCGCGAACTTTCGCCCTCTTCAGACGCGCTTTCGCTGCGGCTCCGGCTTCTCACCTTAACCTCGCCCGCGATCGTAACTCGCCGGTTCATTCTACAAAAGGCACGCCGTCAGGCATTAACGCCCTCCGACTGATTGTAGGCACACGGTTTCAGGTTCTTTTTCACTCCGCTCCCGCGGTGCTTTTCACCTTTCCCTCACGGTACTGGTTCACTATCGGTCGCCAGGAAGTATTTAGCCTTAGGAGGTGGTCCTCCTTGATTCCCACGGGATTTCTCGTGTCCCGCGGTACTTGGGGTTCCGTCTCGGAGTCTGCACAGTTTCGGGTACGAGACTTTCACTCTCTTCGGTCAGCCTTTCCAGACTGTTCGCCTACTGTGCAGATTTGTAACTCCATGTGAGACGCCCCGCAACCCCGCATAGCCGAAGCCACACGGTTTGGGCTGTTCCCCGTTCGCTCGCCGCTACTCAGGGAATCACTGTTGTTTTCTCTTCCTCAGGGTACTTAGATGTTTCAGTTCCCCTGGTCTACCTCTCAACACCTATGGATTCAGTGCTGAGTGACACCCCATTACGAGTGCCGGGTTTCCCCATTCGGACATCCTCGGATCAATGCCTGCTTACGGCTCCCCGAGGCATTTCGGTGTTTGCCCCGTCCTTCATCGGCTCCTGGCGCCAAGGCATCCTCCGTGCGCCCTTCGTAGCTTAACCTAAGTTATTGCATACGAAATGCTGCATTTCTTCATGTCTTGACTCACAATTTCGCTATCCAGTTTTCAAGGAACACGTTTGGGAAAGAAAAACCCTTACGGGCTTGATCCCCCAAAACTAAACGAGTTGTCAGAGATGATGCGAGTTTGATAAAGCTTGTTTTATGGTCGTTAGACCGTAAATCCTTAGAAAGGAGGTGATCCAGCCGCACCTTCCGATACGGCTACCTTGTTACGACTTCACCCCAGTCATCGACCCCACCTTAGACGGCTGGCTCCTTACGGTTACCTCACCGGCTTCGGGTGTTGCCAACTCCCATGGTGTGACGGGCGGTGTGTACAAGGCCCGGGAACGAATTCACCGCGGCATGCTGATCCGCGATTACTAGCAATTCCAGCTTCATGCAGGCGAGTTGCAGCCTGCAATCCGAACTGTGAGCGGCTTTTTGGGATTGGCTCCGCCTCGCGGCCTCGCAACCCTTTGTACCGCCCATTGTAGCACGTGTGTAGCCCAAGACATAAGGGGCATGATGATTTGACGTCATCCCCGCCTTCCTCCGGTTTGTCACCGGCAGTCAATTGTGAGTGCCCAACTGAATGATGGCAACACAATTTAGGGGTTGCGCTCGTTGCGGGACTTAACCCAACATCTCACGACACGAGCTGACGACAACCATGCACCACCTGTCACCGCTGCCCCGAAGGGAAGGTCTATCTCTAAACCGGTCAGCGGGATGTCAAGTCTTGGTAAGGTTCTTCGCGTTGCTTCGAATTAAACCACATGCTCCACTGCTTGTGCGGGCCCCCGTCAATTCCTTTGAGTTTCAGTCTTGCGACCGTACTCCCCAGGCGGAGTGCTTAATGCGTTAGCTTCGGCACTGAGGGTGGTACCCCCCAACACCTAGCACTCATCGTTTACGGCGTGGACTACCAGGGTATCTAATCCTGTTTGCTCCCCACGCTTTCGCGCCTCAGCGTCAGAAATCGGCCAGCAAGGCGCCTTCGCCACAGGTGTTCCTCCACATCTCTACGCATTTCACCGCTACACGTGGAATTCCCCTTGCCTCTCCGATCCTCAAGCCATCCCGTATCCAAGGCAGTCCCAAGGTTGAGCCTTGGGCTTTCACCCCGGACGCAGATGGCCGCCTGCGCGCGCTTTACGCCCAGTGATTCCGGACAACGCTTGCCCCCTACGTATTACCGCGGCTGCTGGCACGTAGTTAGCCGGGGCTTCCTCCTCTGTTACCGTCAGGGTGTGAGCATTCCCTTCTCACACTTGTTCTTCACAGAAGACAGAATTTTACAACCCGAAGGCCTTCATCATTCACGCGGCGTTGCTCCATCAGGCTTGCGCCCATTGTGGAAGATTCCCTACTGCTGCCTCCCGTAGGAGTCTGGGCCGTGTCTCAGTCCCAGTGTGGCCGATCACCCTCTCAGGTCGGCTACGCATCGTCGCCTTGGTGAGCCGTTACCTCACCAACTAGCTAATGCGCCGCGGGCTCATCCGACAGTGAAGCGAAAGCTTCTTTCTCGATCTCCTCATGCGAGGAAATCGCTTATCCGGTATTAGCACTCGTTTCCAAGCGTTATCCCAGTCTGTCGGGCAGATTGCCCACGTGTTACTCACCCGTCCGCCGCTAACCTTTGGAAGCAAGCTCCCTCCGGTCCGCTCGACTTGCATGTATTAGGCACGCCGCCAGCGTTCGTCCTGAGCCAGGATCAAACTCTCAATAAAAGTTGAAAAAGTTTGTATCTTGACTCGCATCAGATCTCTGTAACACTCGTTTAGTTTTCAAGGATCAATCGGTTATTCATTGTCCAACGTTGCGACAGGAAGTCGCGTTCTTCGTTGAGTTATCACCGCATGTCTCTCGCGGCGACAAGAGATAATGTATCATACTTGTCTGCATCAGGTCAACAAGTATTTTCAATATCTTTCGTCTCGCAAGAATTTGCTCGCGGCGACAAGAGCTATCTTATCATGTTCGACTCAGAGCGGGAAGCAAACCTGTCGAACAAACAGGAACAAAACTTGCGAATCGCAAAAGCTACCCTTTAGCTGTCTCGTCCTCTCGCCCGCTCAGACGCTGTGCAAGTGATAAAAAAACCACGCTCACCTGTGATTGTGAGCGTGGTTCGTTTGAGAGGTTCGCGGTTATTCCGCTTCTTTCGGGAGATCGACCTCATCCTCATCGCCTGTGAGGACGCGAGCCACGGTGGAGACTTCTTCACCGTCGCCGTGAAGGTTGATCAGTTTGACACCTTGGGTGATCCGGCTCTGTTCCGAGATTTTGTTGACCGGAGTACGGATGACGACCCCTGTGTTGGTAATGACTAAGATGTCATCGTCGGTCGTTACGATCTTCAAGCCGACCACATGCCCGGTTTTATCGGTGCGGTCGAGCGTCTTGATCCCTTTTCCGCCTCGGCCTTGGCTCCGGTAGGAGCCCATCGGAGAGCGCTTGCCATAGCCGTTGCTGGTCACGACCAGAACGAACGCCTTTTTGTTGACAACGTCCATATCAATGACGACATCGCTGGCGGTCAGATCGATCCCTTTCACGCCTGCCGCCGTGCGGCCCATCGAGCGCACGTCTTGCTCGGCGAAGCGAACGGACATACCTTCGCGGGTACCGATGATGATCTGTTGCTTGCCATCGGTGAGTTTGACCCCGATCAGTTCGTCTTCGTCGCGAAGCGTCAGCGCGATCAAGCCGGCTTTGCGAATGTTGTTGAATTGAGAGAGCGGTGTCTTTTTGACCACGCCTTTGCGCGTGCCCATGAACAGGAACGGACCTTGTGCGGCCGAATCCTCTTCCGTCTCTGCCACCGTGTCCTCGATCACCTCATCAACCTGTTCCGCCGCTTGGGCGGTGTGCTCGAGCGGAATCACTGCGGAAACACTTTCGCCTTGCTCGATATTCAACAGGTTGATAATCGGAGTCCCTTTGGCTGCACGGCCAAACTCCGGCACCTCGTAGCCCTTCAGGCGATAGACACGTCCGCGGTTCGTAAAGAACAGCACGTCGTTGTGTGACGAGGTGATAAAGAGATGCTCGACAAAATCCTCTTCTTTCATCCCCGTTGCTGTCACACCGCGTCCACCGCGACGTTGGCTGCGGTAGGTCGAGACCGGAAGGCGCTTGATGTAGCCTTGATGCGTGATAGTGATCACCACATCTTCAACCGGGATCAGATCGGCTTCGTCAATCTCGCCCTCCGCCGAAGTGATCGCCGTGCGACGGTCGTCGCCAAACGTCTCACGGATTTCGGTGATCTCTTCTTTGATCACGCTCATGAGCAGGTTTTGATCGGCCAGGATCGCTTCATATTCGGCGATCTGCTTCAACAGCTCGTTGTATTCGTTTTCGATCTTGTCGCGTTCAAGTCCGGTCAGGCGTTGCAGACGCATGTCGAGAATCGCCTGCGCCTGCTCTTCGGAAAGCTTAAACTCCGAGATCAAACCGTTGCGCGCATCTTCGGTCGTGCGCGAAGCACGAATCAATGCGATCACCGCATCGATATGGTCGAGCGCGATGCGCAAACCATCGAGGATATGCGCTCTTGCGCGCGCTTTTTTCAGTTCGAACTGGGTGCGGCGAGTGATGACGTCTTTTTGGTGTTCGATGTAGTGGTAGATCACTTCGCGCAGGTTGAGCACTTTCGGCTCGCCGTGAACGAGCGCCAGCATGTTGACACCAAAAGTAGTCTGCAACTGCGTTTGCTTGTACAGGTTGTTCAGGACAACCTGCGGCTTGACGTCGCGGCGCAGTTCGATGACCATGCGCATCCCTTTGCGGTCCGACTCGTCGCGCAGGTCGGTGATACCGTCGATCTTTTTATCGCGGACAAGCTCCGCGATTTTTTCG from Tumebacillus algifaecis encodes the following:
- a CDS encoding polyprenyl synthetase family protein, yielding MAKCFNLHDPFESRRLVIQEELRTALGRVAGVPHTLLQELLSEQNSGLYALLVMLAGDASLAREEQSLSAAVGTELLMLAIKGQEAMEEGANAARGKLLAGSFLQTEALSLCADLPSGVVQSFAELCRQLQQEKTRRREHQVWPEMTERAYLERAYSRSALFAATCGKVGARLGPATSEVEEALTAYGYSLGMALQVQEDLRLVRALPVRAGRVVMKAQAAGGVPLPMGSARAVMRSYVNKANKSLSVLPPSLAKCLLLDLTTRLFEQSE
- the gyrA gene encoding DNA gyrase subunit A, producing MTEFDRNPTIDITKELRNSFIDYAMSVIVSRALPDVRDGLKPVHRRILFAMYEVGMTPDKPYKKSARVVGDVLAKYHPHGDSSVYDAMVRMAQDFNTRYLLVDGHGNFGSVDGDSAAAMRYTESRMSKIAMELLRDINKETVDFGPNYDGNEKEPQVLPARFPNLLVNGSAGIAVGMATNIPPHNLREVIDGVLMMIENPDVTVSELMNVIPGPDFPTAGQILGRSGIRSAYETGRGSIVMRAKSEFEEANNGKTRIIVTELPFQVNKARLIEKIAELVRDKKIDGITDLRDESDRKGMRMVIELRRDVKPQVVLNNLYKQTQLQTTFGVNMLALVHGEPKVLNLREVIYHYIEHQKDVITRRTQFELKKARARAHILDGLRIALDHIDAVIALIRASRTTEDARNGLISEFKLSEEQAQAILDMRLQRLTGLERDKIENEYNELLKQIAEYEAILADQNLLMSVIKEEITEIRETFGDDRRTAITSAEGEIDEADLIPVEDVVITITHQGYIKRLPVSTYRSQRRGGRGVTATGMKEEDFVEHLFITSSHNDVLFFTNRGRVYRLKGYEVPEFGRAAKGTPIINLLNIEQGESVSAVIPLEHTAQAAEQVDEVIEDTVAETEEDSAAQGPFLFMGTRKGVVKKTPLSQFNNIRKAGLIALTLRDEDELIGVKLTDGKQQIIIGTREGMSVRFAEQDVRSMGRTAAGVKGIDLTASDVVIDMDVVNKKAFVLVVTSNGYGKRSPMGSYRSQGRGGKGIKTLDRTDKTGHVVGLKIVTTDDDILVITNTGVVIRTPVNKISEQSRITQGVKLINLHGDGEEVSTVARVLTGDEDEVDLPKEAE
- a CDS encoding YaaC family protein, which encodes MQTTVRIPTEQPYRKLWDTFVYFENEQTTSEFLRNRYTESGFENVAKHVYQATQKFIFSIKQAREYYRAAEACDILTKPLLLYYGMMALSKALITSHDPDYPSTTSVLKHGLSTRKLKREEYAFADDEVRVQKDGIFHVLHKALCGSPLENQQRFAMRELLAVIPELIPTYRRLYGEAQVGAVEIWRERDLPTRWTLQRSFVAGCDKTREELLDILNLYGGETTRFCYSDDVDEAGTFVVAVDGEEAGHPLILYDFSGRPHLRFPHDGNLLLPELSVHYMVMFVLGMLCRYETERWGEMILTFSSPDTFVINEFLNVSMRKFPNLILDQLCRERTIFYTPHHPH